GGTGCTGTCCTCGACGTACACCCCCGCAAACCGTTGCAGGAGCGGGACGGCGATAGGCTGAGCCGCCACCAGTTGGCCAACGGCGCGGAGGAGCACCTCCCGGACGAACTCGGTTGCGGCCGGCGTGAACCGCTTGTGGAAGGCCTGCGGGGTCACGCCCGGCACCGGGCATCGAGCGGCAAGGGCATCAACGGGGGCGCGTGGGTCCTCGATCCAACCGAACACGAGGGTCTGAATGAACGCCGCGCCCGAGATCTTGCGGCGCCGGCGAACGAACCCGACGCGCGCGGCCGCGCGATCGGCGTCCGCGGTCAGGACGGTTCGGATGGCGCGGGCGAGGTTGGGAATCGGGGCCGACATCGGAATCCTTCCGAACCAGAGGTTGACGCAACCTCATGGTACGGCTTCGTATTCCGACGTGGACCCGCTAAGTTGGGACGTATGGGGGCCGCCCCCGTCCCTCAACGCTTTGTCTTCCTTCAAGTTACCGCTCGTTTTCGCCACTTCCTCGCCGCAGCAAGTGCCCCGAAGCCTAGCAGCCCGATTATCCCCGTGGAGGGTTCCGGGGTGTGTTGCGGGGGGCCGACCGGCGGTTTGTCCACCGGGACCGGCGGGCCGACCGGTGGGTTGGGTGTTTCGGGTTCGTTCGGCGGGGTAAGCGTTTCCCTCGGGGGCACGAGGCTCCCGGGCCAACCGTACCAGTAAAATGCGTGCGATTGCGTGTTGATCGCCAAAAGCACGATCACCGCCCCCCACATTCGCCAGCTTCCGCGCGGCACACGCATTGTCGTGGTTCCACTCACGCCAAATCCTCCGACACTCCCGCAGCGCGCCTCATTCCAAATTCATTCATGGGTGTCAACACCG
This region of Gemmata massiliana genomic DNA includes:
- a CDS encoding PEP-CTERM sorting domain-containing protein — its product is MRVPRGSWRMWGAVIVLLAINTQSHAFYWYGWPGSLVPPRETLTPPNEPETPNPPVGPPVPVDKPPVGPPQHTPEPSTGIIGLLGFGALAAARKWRKRAVT